In a single window of the Palaemon carinicauda isolate YSFRI2023 chromosome 10, ASM3689809v2, whole genome shotgun sequence genome:
- the LOC137647907 gene encoding protein FAM200A-like translates to MRRLFELRDVLLVFFKEKEHNFQKDLEDEDFISRLAYLSDIFGALNHLNLLFQGPDCTVTEFISKLGAFVQKLDLWMKNHYFPDVTCCAYVANPFSVDPANLPFGTWEQEELLDIQADETAKMKHKECSPLNF, encoded by the exons ATGAGGCGTCTCTTTGAACTGAGAGATGTACTCCTCgtattcttcaaggagaaggaacaCAATTTTCAGAAAGATCTGGAGGACGAGGATTTTATCTCAAGGTTGGCCTACCTGTCAGACATTTTTGGAGCCCTCAACCACTTAAACTTGTTGTTCCAAGGGCCCGACTGCACTGTCACAGAGTTCATCTCGAAGCTGGGAGCGTTTGTCCAGAAGCTGGATCTGTGGATGAagaac cattacttcccggacgtgacatgttgtgcctacgtcgccaatccgttctccgttgatccagccaaTCTACCTTTTGGGACCTGGGAACAAGAGGAACTcttagatatccaggctgacgagacagcaaagatgaagcacaaagaatgctctcctttaaacttctaa